ACCCATTCTGTTGTCTAAAGCACGACAAACAAACTTGTCTTTGTTAAGTATATGGAATTCATCTGGATAGGTAATAACGCAACCAACATGAACACCCATTTTCTCAACTTCTGCTTTGTCCTTAGCACCAATATCAATAGTAATGTTATCTGGTTTTGGTGGCTCTTCTTTCGAACGATTTCGTGTATGAATTGCAGGCCAACCAAAAACACCTTTTACAATACCTTTTTTGGTGTGGATATTCACAATTTTACTTGGTGCAATTTGATGGTCACTTCCACCATTTCTAATCACATAAATCAATCCGTTGTCTGCAATATAATTCACATACCATGAAATTTCATCAGCATGACCTTCAATAACTACTTTGTAATCAGCCTCTGGATTAATAACACCAACAGCTGTTCCGTAAGTATCTGTAATAAATTCATCTACATAAGGTTTTAGATAATTCATCCAAATTTTTTGCCCATCCCATTCGTAACCTGTAGGTGCTGCATTATTTAAGTATTTTTCAAGAAAGTCCATAGACTTTTTATTGAGTATCTTCTTTTTTGCCATTCTAAAATATTTTGCTCTAAAATAATAATATTAATAAGAATTTAAGGTTTAAAAGAGTGTAAAATATTAACTTTACACTGTTAAGTTTTATTCAAAGCACCTCAATTTGAATTTAACCCAATTATGAAAAAGATTCTTTGCATATTATTTGTATTACCATTGTTTTGTTTTGGTCAGGTTGAAGAAACTGAAACCGATACTTCTCAAATAAAATATTTGATAATAAAAGGTGATTCTATTCCAAGATTAGCCATAGATTTAGACGAAGTTATGCTACTCCATAAATTGGAGTTTGATAGTAAAGAAGATAGACGACGTTACTTAATCTTAAAGCGTAAAACCTTAAAAGTATATCATTATGCACAACTGGCTGCTACTAGATTAGATACACTTAATGCACGACTAAATAGATTAGAAAAAAAGCGTGATAGAAAACAGTACGCTAAAAAGATACAACGGTATATTGAAGGTGAATTTTCAGATGAGTTAAAAAAACTCACACGAACCGAAGGACAAATACTTATTAAATTAATCCACCGACAGACTGGACATACAACCTTTGAGCTTATTAAAGAACTACGTAATGGTTGGCGTGCCTTTTGGTTTAATAATACAGCAAGTCTATTCGACTTATCTTTGAAAAAAGAGTTCGACCCGATGAATGTAAAAGAGGATTATTTAATTGAAGATATCTTGCAACGCAACTTTCAAAGCGGACGCTTAGAAAGACAAAAAGATGCTTTAGGATTGGACTTCTTTGAATTAACCCAGAAATGGTTAAGTGACAAACCTAAAACTGCCAAAACCCCAAAAACCATTGAGCGTACAAACTAAGTTAGAGGAACAGCTCAATACATTCTCTCATGCCATTGGAGCTGTATTAGGTATTGTTGGTTTAATAATACTAGTAAGCAAACAAGCTGATACACCATGGAGTTTATTTAGTGTATTAGTATATGGTCTTTCCATTATTGTGTTGTTTAGTGCTTCTGCATTATATCATGCAGCCAAAACCGAAAAACGCAAACACTATTTTAGAATTGTAGACCATATAAGCATTTATTTATTAATTGCAGGAACTTATACGCCTGTATTATTGTTAACATTATCAGATAGTAATGGTTGGCTTCTGTTTTATACCGTTTGGGGAATTGCTGCTTTCGGTGTATTTCTAAAACTCTTTTTTACAGGACGTTTCGAGGTGTTTTCAACGCTGTTGTATTTGGTTATGGGTTGGTTAATCGTCTTTGATTTTAGCGTTCTAGCTGAAAGAATGGACACCAATGGGGTACTTTTCTTATTTGCAGGTGGTTTGTTTTATACAGTAGGCATTGTGTTTTACGCCATTAACAAAATACCATACAACCATGTGATTTGGCACGTGTTTGTATTAGCTGGTGCTATTAGTCACTATTTTATGATTTTGTGGTATGTAGTTTAGCTGGAAATGCAGAACTAAATATTAGGTTCGTTTAACGTCGGATATGCGTCGTTTTAATGACTTATATCCGACGTTAAACGAAGTTCGACTTTTTTTCTTACAAAGTCAAATATGTTTACTCGGATAGTGTTTCCTTAAATGACATATCCAAACGCTGTACTTTTGGTGATTTTTCAGGTGTAAGTGTAAAAAACATAGAGATAATACCATTCTCAGTTTGCACATTAAAGCGACCTCGTAATTGGTTTAAAGGTGTTAGGTCTTCTACTTTAACAACCGCTCCAGCTTCTGCAAAAATTTGTTTGGCTTGAGACATTCGTTTATCTCTAGACTTATCTAAATAAAAGTTTTCTGCAATAATTTCCTTTTCAAGGTTAGCATTCCAATTTTGTACTAAATCTAAGACTTGCGCTTTTCGCTTCTCAAGAATATCAGATACAGGAAGCTCTCGTGGTTCTAACCCAGTTTTATCAAATAATAATTGCTCTACTTTGTTTATTGGCAAAGGCCCTGTATACGTTAGGTTGCCAAAAGCCATCACACCAACACCATATTCAGGATAAAAATAATAGTTACTACCAAACCCTGGAAGCGCGCCTCCATGTGATACACGTTTTATGTCATTGCAATAGGTAGCAATACCAAGTCCAAATCCGTAGCCATTCATTAAAGCGCACGTATCACCATTGTAATCTCTAGCATTTGGATATAATCTTGGATATTGAGGTGTTTGCATCTCACGAAGTGAGCTTCGTTTAATTGGTCCATTATCGTCATCATTTCTTGGAGGCCATGCCGAAAGATGAAAACTTACATATTTACTAAAATCTTCAATGGTGGTGATAAGCCCACCCATAGAGCCAAACGAACCATCATGCAATATAGGTTCTAGTTTCCATTGTTCGTCTTCCCAACGGTAGCCAATGGCAAGTTCTTCTTTTGGAACATCATTCCATTCCCAATAGGTGTTGTTCATCCCTAAGGGTTGGAGTATGTTATTCTTGATGTAATCTTGGTAAGGCTCACCAGAAACTCGAGACACAATATTACCAAGCAACGCATAACCTGTATTACTGTATTCGTATTCAAATGATGGTGTGTTAGAGAAGGTTACACCATCGTCTATCATACCAATAAGCATCTCGTTTGTTTCGTCTAACTGACGGTCTCCCCAAGGATTATCTTCTGGAAAACCTGCTGTCATAGTTAATAGATTTTCAATATCGATAATAGGACTGTCTTTTGTAAGATATTCCAGATTAGTCATTTCAGGAATGTATTTACTAACAGGGTCGTTTAAAGCTAGTTTACCTTCATCTCTTAATTTTATAATTGCCATTGCTGTAAAACTCTTAGTCATAGAAGCGATTCGAAACGCCGATGTTGTAGTTGCTAGATTTTTAGTATCAACATCCAATACACCATCTGCTGAAGCAATAACCAATTGGTCATCGACTACAATACCATAAGCAATCCCTGGAATATGCCTGCCTTTGGCATGCTCAATCATCACTTTTTCAATCTCTGGAGCTATTTGTTTAATTTTTTCAACGCGATTATCGTTTTCAAATGCTGCAGCTTTGTAAGTGTTAGAAAATGATGTAGTTGTACTAGTTTCAATTTTAGTAGATTGATTAGAATTACAAGAACTCACAAGACACACACAAATAATTAACTGGAAAAGATGTTTTAAATGATTCATTGGTTGATAGTTTAGCATTATTAAGATGTTGAGAAAGTTAGTCATTTTTTATGTTAACATATTTTAAATGCTTGTTAATAAATCACAACTTTTTATAAAGTAATTAATTGATTTTGAAGGGATAAAAAATTACATTTGGTAGAACATCAAAAAAACAACCAACCAATATATCAACTCATGAAAAGATTTATCATTTTTTGTCTTGTCTCTTTTTTTATGACAGGATTCGCTTTTAGCCAAGATCAATATATTTTTCCTTATGGAA
Above is a window of Pontimicrobium sp. SW4 DNA encoding:
- a CDS encoding hemolysin III family protein, with protein sequence MSVQTKLEEQLNTFSHAIGAVLGIVGLIILVSKQADTPWSLFSVLVYGLSIIVLFSASALYHAAKTEKRKHYFRIVDHISIYLLIAGTYTPVLLLTLSDSNGWLLFYTVWGIAAFGVFLKLFFTGRFEVFSTLLYLVMGWLIVFDFSVLAERMDTNGVLFLFAGGLFYTVGIVFYAINKIPYNHVIWHVFVLAGAISHYFMILWYVV
- a CDS encoding serine hydrolase domain-containing protein encodes the protein MNHLKHLFQLIICVCLVSSCNSNQSTKIETSTTTSFSNTYKAAAFENDNRVEKIKQIAPEIEKVMIEHAKGRHIPGIAYGIVVDDQLVIASADGVLDVDTKNLATTTSAFRIASMTKSFTAMAIIKLRDEGKLALNDPVSKYIPEMTNLEYLTKDSPIIDIENLLTMTAGFPEDNPWGDRQLDETNEMLIGMIDDGVTFSNTPSFEYEYSNTGYALLGNIVSRVSGEPYQDYIKNNILQPLGMNNTYWEWNDVPKEELAIGYRWEDEQWKLEPILHDGSFGSMGGLITTIEDFSKYVSFHLSAWPPRNDDDNGPIKRSSLREMQTPQYPRLYPNARDYNGDTCALMNGYGFGLGIATYCNDIKRVSHGGALPGFGSNYYFYPEYGVGVMAFGNLTYTGPLPINKVEQLLFDKTGLEPRELPVSDILEKRKAQVLDLVQNWNANLEKEIIAENFYLDKSRDKRMSQAKQIFAEAGAVVKVEDLTPLNQLRGRFNVQTENGIISMFFTLTPEKSPKVQRLDMSFKETLSE
- a CDS encoding DUF4294 domain-containing protein; protein product: MKKILCILFVLPLFCFGQVEETETDTSQIKYLIIKGDSIPRLAIDLDEVMLLHKLEFDSKEDRRRYLILKRKTLKVYHYAQLAATRLDTLNARLNRLEKKRDRKQYAKKIQRYIEGEFSDELKKLTRTEGQILIKLIHRQTGHTTFELIKELRNGWRAFWFNNTASLFDLSLKKEFDPMNVKEDYLIEDILQRNFQSGRLERQKDALGLDFFELTQKWLSDKPKTAKTPKTIERTN